TTTTTTTCTACAGTTTTTCAGAGGATGGAAGATGGTGGAACTGTGGTAGGGTGGATGTAGTTGGTGGCGACACCTTAGCTGGGGGTTCAAAAGGGTTCTCAGGCGTAGCATTTTCCGATCAAGTGCACCAGAATTCGATCAGGTTTCGATCAAGTTCTTCTGTTTTTCGACGGGTTTTCCGGCGGTGCAGCGTCGTTCAGGTGCGGTGCGGTGCGGTGTTTCCGGTCAGTTGCAGGGTCGTTCAGGCTGTGTTTCCGGTCAGGTGTTGAGTTGTGGTGTTTCATTCAGCGTGGGTGCAGTTGTGGGTGTTGTTTTGGGTGCAGTTGTTGTGGGTGCAGCGTGGGTGCAATTGTGGGTGCTGTTGTTGTTCGGCGTGTTGTTGTGGATTTCCGGCGAGTGTTCATTGCTGTTCAGCGTGGTTGTTTTGGGTCATTTTCGGGAAGGTTTTAGTCGTGTTTCTTGGGCAGTTTCCGATCAGTTTCTGGCGACGTTCGTTGGTGTGGTGTtggtgtgttgtgtgtccttgtAAGTGTGCTTGGTAGTGGGTACGTTGGTGTTACTTTTTGGTTGAAGTGCTTCGATATGGCGGCttccgtggagaagtttcattgcccttttgtgggtcttagcgggtgccaggatggaggtgggcgtggtttggtgaggagttctctgatcactcacttaAGGGATCGTCATTTTTGCAAtggtgtgcgggatgtaacccgtgattcccttactaccaatttgcatGTTTTTTctacggctgaggtgacctttcgtcgtatggggatttggctatgtggagattgtttcaagacacatactcatcgtactaggtgtcgacatgacagtggttctagtactgtttttgtggagccacctaattctggggatggtattattcgttttattctctacggtattcaaaaaccACAGGCTCCTACTTCCGAGTTGTCtacttctgatgcgcctcgagaacatcctttttcttttgatgttgctcttctagacactttattgtctaagcggttgcgttctgtgaaatcccTCCCTCCCAGATGTCGTTTTGCTTTTTCGCGAGTTCTAAAAGGGGCGCtcgataaggtgatttgcaggccagatgacatcgcttgttgggttcagttgctcgtgttacctctttgtgtcctcaagactttttctccgcgaagcaatcgtgagtgttcctctGGTGTTAGGCGGCGACGACAGGAGGAgagtatcacctctgctattcgttcttggggtgagcctggtggttctgcgcaacttgtcatagacacattggctagcgtgtctccattggatgttgacgaagaccatgatttggcggagcaTAATATCAAGCAATGCAAGcgaaagatttctgacggtcactacactgctgctgttagagttctttcgtcctcaggtcttgccccttacagtgatgctactcttgcagTTTTGCAAGAGAAACACCCTTCCTTTCCAGTTCCTACCTTACCGGATGtccctgttgatcatcaccttactgcttcctccgctgttgtgttggagcagattaggggctttccgcgtggtacttcgtgcggtagagatggcttgcgagctcaacaccttttggattgcttgggtggtgctgctgtagctgtttctgatgagttggtggatgctattaCTCAgctagttaatctctttcttgctggaaacTGTCCTCGTGTGCTTGGAggatatattgctagtgctcctcttacgccacttgttaagcctggtggtggtatttgacctattgctgtgggcactgtttggaggcgccttgtttctatGGTCGGGGCTactttgattggtccgcgtttaggaaactacttaggagggcttcagtttggagttggggttccagcaggtggtgaggccattctccatgctgtcaatcgctTGGTTGAGGCTCGAGGGGctgatgttggcctctctatgttattggtggattttcagaatgcgttcaatttggttgatcggtccgctttgttgcgtgaggttcggcttcattgtcctgctctttcgcgttgggtggaattctgctactcttctccagcgcggttgtattatggggagcataccttgtggtcttgtcaaggtgtgcagcaagggcatcctctcggccctttgcttttttctctggttctacatccattggtgtgtcgaatcagagactcttttgatctatctcttcaggcttggtacttggacgatggcactatcgttggtgacactttggtggttggaaaggtcttggagttaattttggaggagggtcctcatttaggtctaCATGTTAATGTGgagaagacagaggttttctggccttcggaggacccacgcagtcgtctagagggtgtatttcctacggatattgctcgtcctgcgcttggtgttaagttgcttggtggtccagttagtacggattcctctttttgtaaggagttggtttcgcagcgtgtgtcgaagactgttgtgttgatggatgttgTAGCTacgcttaatgatccccagtgtgagttgttgcttcttcgtgcgtgtactggagtgtctaaactctactttgctatgcgcacttgtccgcctcatcttttcgaagcggcccaattatcttttgatgtggctcttcgggcttctttagagcatatcgtgactgcttcgggacctgggttcggtgactggcaatggcgtcttgccaccttgccttattcttatggaggattgggtgtttattcagctggtgatgttcggcattattcttttcttgcatcccgtttgcagtcttctggtttgcaggactcgcttcttcggctttcaggtgttaatggtccgggaccggcctttgatgatgctcttggtcttttcaataggaccgtggagaccgaccttatgagtagccctagtgagatcgctgcccccacactcatgaagaaattggcagacatatatttcacgaaggttactgctgatgcggaatccgcctactccttatcttctcGTCTTGTTTccctatggaaatcacagcagggggatcactcctcagcttggttgcgggcagtccccatctcgggtttaggccagactatgaacggtaagacttatcgttcggttctttgctatcggttgggtattccgttgttctctgattcgacgccatgttctgcttgctctcgggttttcgatggggacatttattgggatcatgccgtgtcttgtgctgggattgtgggtatcaaacatcgtcataatgttgttcgtgatacccttttggatatttgctatcggtcggggatttctgctcgcaaggaggtcgatgttgggctgactagtgagagtgatggagctcttcatcctgcagatatattgctttattcatgggatggcggtctagatgtgcgtgttgacttgactgggtcttcccctatgacgcaatctgggttgtcaggcttcgttccgggttgggttgtggcggttgcagcgcagcggaagcaggacaagtatgcggcacgttgtagggctttgggttacggtttctttcctttttccttctcttcttttggggaattagagaaaggggctgtttctttgctgaagcgggtccagacgtactccagggctcaggacattggggcacgggcagctgcccacatttttagtaggatcgggttcgccatagctagaggagtgggggcccagattgtatctcggctcccctccaacttcttgtagttcatttgatctttgtagcttgttaagcttgtaacgttttggtgttttcccataataataatagtaataataataataataataataataataataataataataataggaaaatttgaaattattaatccaacctttgcccggttttctttaatcCAGCCTACCTATGcgttatttctaaataatccaacctttatgacccaactactattattaagcctggatgaccggttaccggatataaagtcaacgttaaaaacgttgacaacctaaagttggtttccctcctaaaatattggacacgtcatcatcacttgccacctaaacaaggatttcttttttttttccaaaaacccttaacccttctcttctcttccatgtaccgtgtttcaattcctctgtcctccattactgctgcttTAACCAtaattgtactggttcatgacatcatcatcgattttcttgtggaaataggtgacttcatccacgcgcaGTCAAATTTCATCTCCAgaatcgtacaattgaaggtgaacttacgaaccctagcgtttttgttccttttttggtaaattttgaattttgggcttcgtTGATGatcagttcgtaaaaaccctagctgttgcaataatatagttttttttatgttgtgggatgcTGGTTATTttggtcttgttgaaaatttagaaaaaaaaccttgaatttgaagaagatccagatccaacaggcaattgctttGCCCCAaccatagcaattgctgattaaTTTTGATGAACTTCTaatggagaggtatgagggatcaacaatggtggagaagaggaagaagagaaataatggagaagAGTGCAAAGATGAAGCAGgaaatcgcagaggagagaggaacgaaaattaaaacaacaattaaaaaaagggaaattcTCTTTGGTAGCACCGAACTATTGTAAATTCTCAATGGTAGCAAAATATTTACCAAATCCTCACAAGTAGCAttactttttaaatttttctcTATGTTAGCATTATTTTGTGATTGACACCTAATTAAGATAAAGATTACGATCCTAAAGAACAAGTCTTTGTTGCAGGTTAGGATAATTGGATTTGAAGGAACTTAAAACCGTAAGAAATACAAGTAATCTTGACAAACAATTATAGAGTAACATTAATAAgagaacaattttttttgaaaacaacATATATCAAAGGAAGCAGCAACTGTGTGATTTATGCATATGATTATTGGAAGCAGTTGAAAACTTAAATTACAAAAACGATTCATGTCAGCCAATGGAGGGAATTTGCAACTCCAAAGACATAGATAAACAAAGATTTATTTAGAAATCCAACGAGGAGGGAAAAAAACGAAAACATCAAATTGGACTAGTTAGAATTCTGGGatacaaattaataattttattcataacttttttttattaggtTCATTTTCTATTATTCAGGTgctattttgttttaattaagtgTTAACTATAAAACTAAGCTACTgtaaagaaaaatttaaaaaataaagctaTTTGAGAGAATTTGGCAAAATTTTTGTTACCATTGATAATTTGCCAAAATTCATTGCTACCAAAGAGAATTTCCCTTAAAAAAAGGGAggggaaaaaaatataaaaaataaaaactgttatatgccacgtacactagtggaaaaagggttatttgcatcgcacatttaagtgcatttgcgtcgcacattgtgcgtggcaaaagctctcgacgcaaatgactaaaagtcatttgcgtcgcacatttgtgtgttgcaaatgacccttatttgcgtcgcacattaagcaaatgtgcgaggcaaatgacttttcaggcaccatgttgaaaagtcatttgccacacACATTAGCTTAatatgcgacgcaaatgacttttaatgcgccaaaaaaataagtcatttgccacacacaatagctaaatgtgcgacgcaaatgacaatttgacGCCAAAAAagtaagtcatttgccacgcacaatagctaAAAGTGCGAcccaaatgacatttttgaaaaaatgctgaaaagtcatttgcgtcgctgttTTACTAAAagagcgacgcaaatgactttttggatatttaataaaaattgctgctgattttatttaatctacagattaaataaaataagcagcTTTTAATACTACCAAAACACAAAATGCAAATATAGTGACATTCAATTTAAACAAAATTCCAGAatgttaaaagttacagaaattatcaaaagaacaaaaatatggtATCGAAGCCGGAAAGATATACCGGAGCACCAACATCTAGACCTTACGGTTATAATATTCTATAGGGGAAATCCATGTAAGGACCCATCCCAAAAAAAGTGTTACTGGAGTCTTCATGGACTTCCTTATATGGTAGCACAAACTTATTCGCAAAACGAGACTCCTCTAAAACCTTCTCTAGGCATTTTCCAACCACACTTAAGTTAGCGGATTTGTCACCATGCATCGCTGAAACAATATCCGTCCTGCAAATTCCATATTGATTTAGGCCTCAAGAATGCATTGCTACTTGCAACAACATAACATTACAAATTATCTACAAAAGAAGACTGATTACAAGTCCGGCCAGAGGTAGAAAACTGTTCTATTTTTTCAAGGTGTGAATACAAGTCAGATTAatttgaaattgacaaaaaatatatacttcgtactaaATATccctttttcaaaattttagaatgaacTGAACAGAAGAACTTAAGACCATTCTTCCAATAAGAAAGTGAAAAGAAGAGATATGATGATTGACATGCTAAATACATAGTTTCTCATGACACTTGGGCCAATCATACAACATATAAATAATGCTTGCTACTGACCTTCGTGCTTCGTCACCACGTCGTTTGGCATCCATCTCCTTGGTTGGTGGATATTTTGGAAGCGTTGATGGATCACAAGCAAGAGGTTCAGTACTGAAAACTGCACAGGTCAAAATAAAACAAGAGCCTTTATGAATCCAAAGAAAACAAACCATCAGGAATTTTAAGAGCGTAGTTTTTAAATAATGTCCCTTCTGGCAATAGATGTACTTGTCtgttttataacaaaaaatggTTGTTCACTGGTTTAGCTCCCAATGCATGGGAAATTTCAATGGAGAAATCAACCTAAGATTGACATGTACAATATAGATCAAAATTTCCATAAATAAGAAATCATGTAAAGAGATTATAAGCCATAAAAACGGCAGAGAAGACCTATGAAAACAAGAAACGAGGTAAACAACAAAGGGTTGATATCTAGAAGATTCTAATAGAATGAAACATGTACTATATCCGTCCTAGAATAATAACATTCCTATTTTAGTACATTCCCAGAAGAAGGGGAAAAAGAAAAGCCCACTTTCTAGAGTTTCTATATCTAGTTCTGGTGGATAAAATTTGAACTGCACCATAATACCTTAATGATAGACATAACAACAAATTTCATAAAGACAACATTGGTAAGGTGAAGAttagaaaaaattaaaaaccgaAGGACAATAATGGTAATTTTTTGATTCCTTAATAGTGACCGCAAATCAAATATGTGTCACATTATTCAGGGATTGAAGGAGTGTTAAGAAGATTCATGGACAAAGGATTGAAAGGTAACATTTGTATCCTTTCCGAAAAACGAAGCCGTTATTTAAGAAAATGAGCACACAAAGTACCTGGAAAAGGCAGTGTTTAAGATCATTCATACTCTAACTCTCCAAGTAAGAAACCACTTAATTTCCAAATAATGCAGAACATAAAGAAAACCGGAAACAATTCTTAGAGAGCCCAGCCTGAAAGACAACAACTAAAGAAGAATAACAAAGTAAGAACAAAATGGTATGTATATGTATAATGTATCAGCAAACTAATAAGATTCAAGTTTTGAGCGGAGTAAAATTTTGGTGACTTACCGGTATTGAGCAAGGGAGCCATCAGCAAGCACCTCATCGGCAATTCTGCTCTTCCTCTCCTTTTTATTGAGCCTACTAGAAAAATAATCTGATGCTGACTTCACTACGGTACCCACCTACATAGttaaacaaattttttttgaaaggaaaGCAACCTCATTGACATTAATTTCAGGGGATAGGATAGGATATTTACTTGGAAATATTTGGGCAATGTCTTCGATTTTGAATCACCCTTTTTATAATGCCGTTGTGGATCCATGACATTCCTCAACTGCAAAGGTCACAAAATTACCATCAATGTTAGATAACTGCCAGTCTGAGACATTAGAAAGGGTAACACAATCTCAAACAGACCACACTATGAATGTTCGAGAACAAATGACCTATGGCTAGCTAAGACAAATTTAAACTGGAAACATGGTATAATTGAGATTAGTGCCAAAGAGCACAATTAACAGAAGCTTCAAGGCAGTGGTCTACTCTACACTATATATTCTATCTCATTACTATCTACCACCAAGGCTCTATATG
This genomic stretch from Spinacia oleracea cultivar Varoflay chromosome 3, BTI_SOV_V1, whole genome shotgun sequence harbors:
- the LOC110803776 gene encoding uncharacterized protein isoform X1, with product MRCLLMAPLLNTVFSTEPLACDPSTLPKYPPTKEMDAKRRGDEARRTDIVSAMHGDKSANLSVVGKCLEKVLEESRFANKFVLPYKEVHEDSSNTFFGMGPYMDFPYRIL
- the LOC110803776 gene encoding rRNA-processing protein fcf2-like isoform X2, with protein sequence MALIFLGFIFLILFPQSHDPQSRTQSKDLQLWRHQETQADLLRNVMDPQRHYKKGDSKSKTLPKYFQVGTVVKSASDYFSSRLNKKERKSRIADEVLADGSLAQYRFQY